A part of Flavobacteriaceae bacterium GSB9 genomic DNA contains:
- the atpB gene encoding F0F1 ATP synthase subunit A, producing MQNIFSKKTICLLFLFVSSFSFAQEYTEEHVDKSVKTEIKEYIDHHLLDSYDFSLTSYTTEDGEHKYIGFPLPVILWDNGLKVFSSSKLHHGESVAEVDGNYYKSYHGKIYKTDASGTINYDEDHHPTNKKPLDFSITKNVFTIFLVGLLMLVMFSRMAKKYKKGSMPKGMGRFLEPIVLYVRDDIARPNIGEKHYKRYMPYLLTVFFFVWIINLLGLTPLGVNVTNNIAVTFALALITYLLTTFTANKNYWGHIFWMPNVPVPMKIILAPIELLGTFIKPFSLMIRLYANITAGHIVLMSIIGLMFIFKNWLGSSLSFGLAFALSLLELLVAALQAYIFTMLSALYFGMAVEEHHDDH from the coding sequence ATGCAAAATATTTTTTCTAAAAAAACAATTTGTCTGCTTTTTCTTTTTGTGTCATCTTTTTCTTTTGCCCAGGAATATACTGAGGAGCATGTAGATAAAAGCGTAAAAACCGAAATAAAAGAATACATAGACCATCACTTACTAGACTCGTACGATTTTAGTCTAACCTCTTATACAACCGAGGATGGTGAGCATAAATACATAGGGTTTCCGTTACCAGTTATTTTATGGGATAATGGGTTAAAAGTATTTTCTTCTTCAAAGTTACATCACGGTGAATCTGTAGCAGAGGTAGATGGTAACTATTACAAGTCTTACCACGGAAAAATTTATAAAACGGATGCTTCCGGAACTATAAATTACGATGAAGACCATCACCCTACCAATAAAAAACCATTAGACTTCTCGATTACAAAAAACGTATTTACCATCTTTTTGGTCGGTTTGTTAATGTTGGTGATGTTCAGTAGAATGGCTAAAAAGTACAAGAAAGGTAGCATGCCAAAAGGGATGGGCAGATTTTTAGAGCCTATCGTATTATATGTAAGAGACGATATTGCACGACCTAATATTGGAGAAAAACACTATAAGCGTTACATGCCTTATTTGTTAACGGTGTTTTTCTTTGTTTGGATTATTAACCTGCTTGGGCTTACACCGCTTGGTGTTAATGTGACCAATAATATTGCTGTTACGTTTGCCTTAGCTTTAATAACCTATTTGTTGACAACCTTTACGGCCAACAAAAACTACTGGGGGCATATTTTTTGGATGCCAAATGTGCCTGTTCCAATGAAAATTATCTTAGCGCCAATTGAGTTGCTAGGAACTTTTATTAAACCATTCTCGCTTATGATTCGTTTGTATGCCAACATCACAGCAGGGCACATCGTACTTATGAGTATTATTGGTTTGATGTTTATATTTAAAAACTGGTTGGGTAGCTCACTATCATTCGGTTTGGCATTTGCTTTATCGTTGTTAGAGCTATTAGTGGCCGCTTTACAGGCGTATATCTTTACAATGCTGTCGGCATTGTATTTCGGAATGGCCGTTGAAGAGCACCACGACGACCACTAA
- a CDS encoding AtpZ/AtpI family protein: MADNQQQKDNKEQKNQLKQIAALTGIAIQMGITIYLFVLLGKWLDSKVNESSKTFLIIFTLLGVGISLYAVLRQIKKLNP, from the coding sequence ATGGCGGACAACCAACAACAAAAAGACAACAAGGAGCAGAAAAACCAGCTTAAGCAAATAGCGGCGCTTACCGGTATTGCCATACAAATGGGCATAACCATATATCTTTTTGTATTGCTTGGTAAATGGTTAGATTCTAAAGTTAACGAATCTTCAAAAACATTTTTAATTATTTTCACGCTTTTAGGAGTAGGTATTTCGCTGTATGCCGTACTCAGACAAATAAAGAAGTTAAATCCTTGA
- a CDS encoding polymer-forming cytoskeletal protein: MFSESKKGKPMAESGSGQNAIAQGTKIVGDITSEGDLRIDGTIEGNIKTSGKVAVGKAGFIKGTLNGTDAHFEGKFSGKLTLSGTLNLKSSAHIEGEVVAGKLSVEPGATFNVTCAMKGAVKEMNNGGQPTTKRQQGAEKPA, translated from the coding sequence ATGTTCTCGGAAAGTAAAAAAGGTAAACCAATGGCAGAAAGTGGCTCAGGTCAGAACGCAATTGCACAAGGCACAAAAATTGTAGGCGATATTACCAGTGAAGGTGATTTAAGAATTGATGGTACTATTGAAGGAAACATAAAAACTTCGGGTAAAGTAGCCGTAGGTAAAGCGGGTTTTATAAAGGGTACCTTAAATGGAACCGATGCCCATTTTGAGGGTAAGTTTTCTGGAAAACTCACCTTGTCTGGCACACTCAATTTAAAGTCGTCTGCACACATTGAGGGCGAAGTGGTTGCCGGAAAACTATCAGTTGAACCAGGGGCAACGTTTAATGTTACATGTGCCATGAAAGGCGCCGTAAAAGAAATGAACAATGGCGGACAACCAACAACAAAAAGACAACAAGGAGCAGAAAAACCAGCTTAA
- the dut gene encoding dUTP diphosphatase, with product MKIKIINKSSHDLPHYETQASAGMDLRANLSEPRVLKPLERSIVGTGLFIELPVGFEAQVRPRSGLAAKKGITVLNAPGTIDADYRGEIGVILVNLSNEEFTIQNGERIAQLVIAKHHRAEWKEVDALSETDRGEGGFGSTGVK from the coding sequence ATGAAAATAAAAATAATCAATAAATCCAGTCACGATTTACCACATTACGAAACTCAAGCATCTGCAGGAATGGATTTGCGGGCCAATTTATCAGAGCCAAGAGTTTTAAAGCCTTTGGAACGAAGTATTGTTGGTACAGGTCTGTTTATCGAATTACCGGTAGGATTTGAAGCCCAAGTACGACCACGAAGCGGATTGGCTGCAAAAAAAGGGATTACCGTTTTAAATGCACCAGGAACCATAGATGCCGATTATCGAGGGGAAATAGGTGTGATTTTAGTAAACCTTTCAAACGAAGAATTTACCATTCAAAACGGCGAACGCATTGCGCAACTCGTTATAGCAAAGCACCACCGTGCCGAATGGAAGGAAGTAGATGCGCTTTCTGAAACCGATAGAGGCGAAGGTGGTTTTGGGAGTACTGGAGTAAAATAA
- a CDS encoding tetratricopeptide repeat protein, which translates to MKTSYKSIFVVLLFTTLALSCSRKKDKFISRNYHAVTAEFNALFNGYNSLEEGRQSLNEAYFDNYWEVLPIERMQVSDEFVLPGQSKNENFTRAEEKAAKAIQKHSMNIDGKEKNPQMDEAYLLLGKARYFDQRFVPALEAFNYILYKYPASDKINQAKVWREKANIRLDNNKLAIENLKRLLKQEELEGQDLADASSILAQAYLNVKVIDTAITLLETASQATKRNEERGRYRFIQGQLYNELGHKDSANIAFDRVIDLNRKIPRIYMISAYLEKVKNFDFENGNKLELTELLTELEENRENRPFLDRIYYQIAEYHLKNGSDSLAVDYYNKSLRTDSQDNILVAKNYETLGDMNFDASIYAKAGKYYDSTMGSLVENSKPYRIIRRKRDNLEDVIHYETVAKVDDSILKLVNMSEAERLSYFEGVVEDLKAKAEEEKKAQEAAEHNSGLVTTNNQFGGPRIGPPGNKQQANTFYFYNSTTVAYGKNEFVKVWGDRKLEDNWRWSSKAISSSGNASALSGDVLASASEDERFDPQFYMSKIPSEEKEIDSISRERNYAYYQLGLIYKEKFKEYELAKTKLQDLLNSNPEERLVLPSKYNLFKLYEALGESDEAAIAKQNIISEYPKSRYALILTNPELVSEKDENSPRSLYEALYEQHLSQEYAEVISKSEDYINKFDGEPIVPKFVLLKATATGRLHGYEAYKKAINNLAVTYANTPEGKEAQEIESKILPNLASTDFVTNDSISGNYKVIFKFENVENEQVSAFKKTLDEVLENIRYYKLKSSIDVYDPNTKLVLVHGLKTEQVAITFDQLLTKDDRKKIKAPYFVVSSANYQIIQIHKNLDAYLNIFNN; encoded by the coding sequence TTGAAAACATCCTATAAATCCATATTTGTCGTTCTGCTTTTTACAACTTTGGCATTAAGTTGCTCTAGAAAAAAGGACAAATTTATAAGTCGTAATTACCATGCCGTAACGGCTGAGTTTAACGCGCTTTTTAATGGCTACAATTCCTTGGAAGAAGGTAGGCAATCGCTAAACGAAGCATATTTCGATAACTATTGGGAGGTTTTGCCCATCGAGCGGATGCAGGTTTCAGATGAGTTCGTGTTGCCGGGGCAATCAAAAAACGAAAATTTTACCCGTGCAGAAGAGAAAGCTGCAAAAGCGATTCAAAAGCACAGTATGAATATTGACGGTAAGGAAAAAAATCCGCAGATGGATGAAGCCTATTTGCTGTTGGGAAAAGCGCGTTATTTCGATCAGCGCTTTGTACCAGCTTTAGAAGCTTTCAACTATATTCTTTATAAATACCCAGCAAGCGATAAAATAAACCAAGCCAAGGTATGGCGCGAAAAGGCCAATATCAGATTAGATAACAATAAGTTGGCCATTGAAAACCTAAAGCGTTTGCTAAAACAAGAAGAGTTGGAGGGGCAAGATTTGGCTGATGCTTCGTCAATTTTAGCACAAGCATACCTTAACGTTAAGGTAATCGATACCGCCATAACACTTTTAGAAACTGCTTCGCAAGCCACAAAAAGAAATGAAGAGCGTGGACGCTACCGTTTCATTCAAGGTCAGCTTTATAACGAATTAGGGCATAAAGATAGTGCTAATATCGCTTTCGATAGGGTTATTGATCTCAACAGAAAGATTCCAAGAATCTACATGATTAGTGCCTATTTGGAAAAGGTTAAGAATTTTGATTTTGAAAATGGAAATAAACTAGAGCTTACCGAGCTCCTTACTGAACTTGAGGAAAACAGAGAGAACCGCCCATTTTTAGACCGTATTTACTATCAAATTGCCGAATACCACCTTAAAAATGGTTCAGATTCTCTAGCGGTTGATTATTACAACAAATCGTTACGTACCGACTCGCAAGACAATATCTTGGTCGCTAAGAACTACGAAACCCTTGGAGACATGAATTTTGATGCTTCTATTTATGCCAAAGCCGGAAAATATTACGACAGCACCATGGGAAGTTTGGTTGAAAATTCTAAACCTTACCGCATCATAAGGCGTAAGCGCGATAATTTGGAAGATGTAATCCATTATGAAACCGTTGCTAAAGTGGACGATAGCATATTGAAGTTGGTGAACATGTCCGAAGCCGAAAGGTTGTCATATTTCGAAGGCGTTGTAGAAGATTTGAAGGCAAAAGCTGAAGAAGAAAAAAAGGCCCAGGAAGCTGCCGAGCATAATAGCGGTTTAGTTACGACTAACAATCAATTTGGAGGCCCTCGCATAGGTCCCCCCGGTAACAAGCAGCAGGCAAATACATTCTATTTTTACAACTCTACAACTGTGGCATATGGTAAGAACGAATTTGTTAAAGTTTGGGGTGACCGAAAACTGGAGGATAATTGGAGGTGGTCGAGCAAAGCCATTTCTAGTTCAGGGAATGCAAGCGCTTTAAGTGGTGATGTGCTGGCATCAGCTTCAGAAGATGAGCGTTTCGATCCGCAGTTTTATATGTCAAAAATCCCTTCGGAAGAAAAAGAAATTGATAGTATTTCTCGAGAGCGCAATTATGCCTATTATCAATTGGGATTGATTTATAAAGAAAAGTTCAAGGAGTACGAATTAGCAAAAACCAAACTTCAAGATTTGTTAAATAGTAATCCGGAAGAGCGTTTGGTATTGCCTTCAAAATATAACTTATTTAAGCTTTATGAAGCTTTGGGCGAGAGTGATGAAGCCGCAATAGCGAAGCAAAATATAATATCAGAATATCCTAAGTCGAGATACGCATTGATTTTAACTAACCCAGAGTTGGTGTCTGAAAAAGATGAAAACAGTCCGCGCAGTTTATACGAAGCGCTTTACGAGCAACATTTAAGCCAAGAATATGCCGAGGTAATTTCAAAAAGTGAAGATTACATAAATAAGTTTGATGGCGAGCCTATTGTGCCAAAATTTGTACTTTTAAAGGCAACTGCTACAGGACGTTTACACGGTTACGAGGCTTATAAAAAGGCGATAAATAATTTGGCTGTTACCTATGCCAATACGCCCGAGGGGAAAGAGGCCCAAGAAATAGAGTCTAAAATTTTACCTAACTTAGCCAGTACCGATTTTGTAACAAACGATAGTATTTCAGGAAATTACAAAGTGATTTTTAAGTTTGAAAATGTTGAAAACGAGCAAGTTTCTGCGTTTAAGAAAACATTAGATGAGGTGCTCGAAAACATTAGATATTATAAGTTAAAATCGTCGATTGATGTCTATGACCCAAACACAAAACTTGTGCTTGTTCATGGGCTAAAAACAGAGCAGGTAGCTATAACTTTTGATCAGCTATTGACTAAAGACGACCGAAAGAAAATAAAAGCCCCATATTTTGTGGTATCTTCCGCAAACTATCAAATTATCCAAATCCATAAAAATTTAGATGCATATTTAAACATCTTTAATAATTAA
- the atpG gene encoding ATP synthase F1 subunit gamma, producing MANLKEIRNRISSVSSTMQITSAMKMVSAAKLKKAQDAITAMRPYADKLTELLQSLSATLDDDSGSKFSAQRKVKKVLIVAVTSNRGLAGAFNSNIIKEVKQLASTTYANQEVSYLAIGKKADDAFKKTGNVIANKSEVFDDLTFDNVAEIAQLLMDKFVVGEYDKIEIVYNRFKNAATQIVTKEQFLPIVPVEEEANANADYIFEPSKIEIVEQLIPKSLKTQLYKAIRDSFAAEHGARMTAMHKATDNAKELRDQLKLTYNKARQAAITNEILEIVGGAEALNN from the coding sequence ATGGCAAATCTAAAAGAAATACGTAACAGAATATCATCGGTGTCCTCAACCATGCAGATTACCAGTGCCATGAAAATGGTATCGGCTGCAAAGTTAAAGAAGGCACAAGATGCTATTACGGCAATGCGGCCTTATGCAGATAAGTTAACTGAGCTTTTACAAAGTTTAAGTGCCACTTTAGATGATGATTCTGGAAGTAAATTTTCTGCCCAACGCAAAGTAAAAAAGGTACTTATAGTGGCTGTTACCTCTAACAGAGGTTTGGCAGGGGCGTTCAACTCCAATATCATTAAAGAAGTTAAGCAACTAGCCTCAACAACTTATGCTAATCAAGAAGTATCGTACTTGGCCATTGGAAAAAAAGCCGACGACGCTTTCAAAAAAACAGGTAACGTTATAGCTAACAAAAGCGAAGTTTTTGATGATTTAACCTTTGACAATGTTGCAGAAATCGCTCAGCTTTTAATGGATAAATTTGTTGTTGGCGAGTACGATAAGATTGAAATTGTTTACAATAGGTTTAAAAATGCAGCTACGCAAATTGTGACCAAAGAACAATTTTTGCCTATTGTACCTGTTGAGGAAGAAGCCAATGCAAACGCCGACTATATTTTTGAACCTTCAAAAATTGAAATCGTTGAGCAGTTGATTCCAAAGTCGTTAAAAACGCAATTGTATAAGGCGATTAGAGATTCATTTGCTGCAGAACACGGTGCCCGAATGACGGCAATGCACAAAGCAACCGATAACGCAAAAGAACTTAGAGACCAACTTAAGTTAACATACAACAAAGCACGTCAAGCAGCTATTACCAATGAAATCCTTGAGATTGTAGGTGGAGCTGAAGCATTGAATAATTAA
- a CDS encoding oligosaccharide flippase family protein — protein MSAFKTLFKQTFIYGLATVLPRMLSFLLVPLYTTKGVLSSVAEYGEISVIFSYFVLFNVVLAYGMETAFFRFFNKETDRKTVTSTASISLIVTSLGFFVVALVLKEQISHFINIDAKYITLVIWILLLDALVIIPFAWLRATEKPMRYAVIKILNVVVNIGLNLFFLLVLKNLAGTHATFQSIYVPNFEINYIFIANLIASGITLLLMVPFYIKVNYKFSLSLWKRMMTYGLPVLVAGVAFSINETFDRILLDYLLPDDVALTQIGMYSACYKLALFMTLFATAYRLGIEPFFFSHAKTQNPQKNYAKILEFFVAFGSIILLSVVVFADVLKPFIVRSENYWEAMWVVPIILIANFCLGIYHNLSVWYKITDRTKFGAYISVFGAMITLAINFWLIPFIGYKGSAIATLAAYATMMLLSYYYGRKYYPIPYNLKKIGVYLFLSIALSLISFYQFRGNYVIGISMLIVFLGIVYLLEKEELKQILSKKQ, from the coding sequence TTGAGCGCATTTAAAACCCTTTTCAAGCAAACATTTATCTATGGTTTAGCCACGGTTTTACCGCGAATGCTAAGCTTTTTGCTGGTGCCGCTCTATACTACAAAAGGTGTACTTTCCTCTGTTGCCGAATACGGAGAAATATCGGTTATTTTCTCTTATTTTGTGCTCTTTAATGTAGTTCTTGCCTATGGCATGGAAACGGCCTTTTTTAGGTTTTTTAATAAGGAAACCGATAGAAAAACGGTTACCAGTACAGCATCAATTTCTTTGATTGTAACTTCGCTTGGATTCTTTGTTGTGGCTCTGGTTTTAAAAGAACAAATATCACATTTTATAAATATAGACGCGAAATACATCACGTTGGTTATTTGGATTTTACTTTTAGACGCCTTGGTTATCATCCCGTTTGCATGGCTAAGGGCCACCGAAAAACCCATGCGCTACGCCGTAATCAAGATATTAAACGTGGTGGTTAATATCGGGTTAAATTTATTCTTCCTTTTGGTTTTAAAGAATCTGGCAGGAACGCATGCTACTTTTCAAAGTATTTACGTTCCTAATTTTGAAATTAATTACATCTTCATAGCGAATTTAATTGCCAGCGGCATCACCCTTTTGCTTATGGTGCCTTTTTATATTAAGGTTAATTATAAATTCAGTTTAAGTTTATGGAAAAGGATGATGACTTATGGTTTGCCTGTTTTAGTGGCTGGTGTAGCCTTTTCAATTAATGAAACTTTCGATAGAATTTTGTTGGACTATCTACTGCCCGATGATGTAGCTTTAACCCAAATAGGCATGTATTCGGCATGTTACAAGTTAGCGCTGTTCATGACACTCTTTGCTACGGCTTACCGTTTAGGTATCGAACCGTTTTTTTTCAGTCATGCTAAAACCCAAAACCCTCAAAAGAACTATGCCAAGATTTTAGAGTTTTTTGTGGCCTTTGGATCTATAATATTGCTTAGTGTCGTTGTTTTTGCTGATGTGTTGAAACCCTTCATCGTAAGGAGTGAAAATTATTGGGAAGCCATGTGGGTTGTCCCTATCATACTCATAGCCAATTTCTGTTTGGGTATTTATCATAACCTTTCGGTTTGGTACAAAATAACCGACAGGACTAAATTTGGCGCTTATATTTCTGTCTTTGGGGCTATGATAACATTGGCTATAAACTTTTGGCTCATTCCTTTCATTGGTTATAAAGGTTCGGCTATTGCTACATTGGCAGCATATGCTACCATGATGCTACTTTCTTATTATTATGGGCGCAAATATTATCCCATTCCGTATAACCTAAAAAAAATAGGGGTTTACTTGTTCTTATCCATAGCGTTGTCCTTAATATCGTTTTATCAATTTAGAGGCAATTATGTTATAGGTATTTCGATGTTAATTGTATTTTTGGGAATCGTTTACCTTTTAGAAAAAGAGGAATTGAAACAGATACTAAGTAAAAAACAATAA
- the atpE gene encoding ATP synthase F0 subunit C translates to MTGLNFVGAGLIVIGAGLGIGRIGGQAMDAIARQPEASGKIQTAMLIAAALIEGIGFAALFAA, encoded by the coding sequence ATGACAGGTTTAAATTTCGTAGGAGCTGGTTTGATCGTTATCGGTGCTGGTTTAGGTATCGGTAGAATTGGTGGTCAAGCAATGGACGCTATTGCTCGTCAACCAGAAGCTTCTGGAAAAATCCAAACAGCTATGCTTATTGCAGCTGCACTTATTGAAGGTATTGGATTTGCTGCTTTATTCGCGGCATAA
- the atpH gene encoding ATP synthase F1 subunit delta, translating into MARAAVRYAKALLSLSLDQKTAETVNGDMALIANTISESQDLSNMLQSPVTPASEKKAVLLEVFKKTDKSTHNLIDVLVENNRIDILGDVALKFNQLFDEAKGIQVAKVTSAVALTPNLEKKVLAKAKALTGRDVEIENIIDESILGGFILRVGDVQYNASVSNQLNKLKREFTLN; encoded by the coding sequence ATGGCGAGAGCAGCAGTACGTTACGCAAAAGCATTGTTAAGCTTATCATTAGACCAAAAAACAGCTGAAACTGTTAATGGTGATATGGCGCTTATTGCCAACACTATTTCAGAAAGCCAAGATTTAAGCAACATGCTGCAAAGTCCGGTAACCCCTGCTTCAGAAAAAAAAGCAGTGTTACTTGAGGTGTTTAAAAAAACCGACAAAAGCACCCACAATTTAATTGATGTTCTGGTAGAGAATAACAGAATCGATATTTTGGGTGATGTAGCTTTAAAATTTAATCAGTTATTCGATGAGGCTAAAGGCATTCAAGTGGCTAAGGTAACTTCAGCGGTTGCTCTAACACCAAATCTTGAAAAAAAGGTGTTGGCCAAAGCCAAAGCGCTTACAGGTAGAGATGTTGAAATAGAAAACATAATTGACGAAAGCATTTTAGGTGGTTTCATATTACGAGTTGGTGATGTACAATATAACGCAAGTGTATCGAACCAACTAAACAAGTTAAAAAGAGAATTTACATTAAATTAA
- a CDS encoding F0F1 ATP synthase subunit B, translating into MEKLINEFSIGLFFWQLVLFVALVLLLRKFAWKPILDAVEKRESGIEDALKSAENAKLEMQNLQADNERLLKEARAEREAMLKEARDLKNKMIEDAKGEAQQQANKLIEQAQVAIDSEKKAAMAELKNQVSGLALEIAEKVVRKELSNKNEQLELVETMLTEKSLN; encoded by the coding sequence ATGGAAAAGTTAATCAATGAGTTCTCAATAGGGTTGTTTTTTTGGCAATTGGTTTTGTTTGTTGCCTTAGTATTGCTTTTAAGAAAGTTTGCTTGGAAACCTATTCTAGACGCTGTAGAAAAAAGAGAAAGCGGAATAGAAGATGCATTGAAATCTGCTGAAAACGCAAAACTCGAAATGCAAAACCTTCAGGCCGACAACGAAAGATTATTAAAAGAAGCTAGGGCAGAGCGCGAAGCGATGTTAAAAGAGGCACGCGACCTTAAGAATAAAATGATTGAAGACGCCAAAGGCGAAGCACAACAGCAAGCCAATAAATTAATCGAGCAAGCTCAAGTTGCTATTGATAGCGAAAAGAAAGCTGCCATGGCAGAACTTAAAAATCAAGTGTCTGGCTTAGCATTGGAAATTGCCGAAAAAGTAGTGCGCAAAGAGCTATCAAACAAAAACGAACAGTTGGAGTTGGTAGAAACCATGTTAACCGAAAAATCTTTAAACTAA
- a CDS encoding DUF6168 family protein — protein MNFKSLILNCSIVGAAAIVAFVFHWAVVRVFNLQLTTGQLLYSYTVNILMANGVIVLLFLLKKKLKDQLGFIFMASSLVKFAIFFMLFYPKYNADGDLTRLEFLTFFVPYVVCLIVECVILSRFLNSLDDLNS, from the coding sequence TTGAATTTTAAATCCCTTATTTTAAACTGCAGTATTGTAGGCGCTGCAGCCATAGTAGCTTTTGTTTTTCATTGGGCAGTTGTTAGGGTTTTTAACCTCCAGCTTACTACAGGGCAACTGCTTTACTCATACACCGTAAATATTTTAATGGCAAATGGGGTGATTGTGCTTCTTTTTCTTCTGAAAAAAAAATTAAAAGACCAATTGGGCTTTATTTTCATGGCATCAAGTTTGGTCAAGTTTGCTATCTTTTTTATGCTCTTTTATCCGAAATACAATGCCGATGGCGACCTAACAAGATTAGAGTTTCTCACATTCTTCGTGCCTTATGTGGTGTGCCTAATTGTAGAGTGCGTTATATTGTCAAGATTCCTAAACAGTTTGGATGATTTAAACAGTTAA
- the atpA gene encoding F0F1 ATP synthase subunit alpha: protein MAEVKPAEISAILKKQLSGFEASASLDEVGTVLTVGDGIVRAYGLSNAQYGELVEFDGGLEGIVLNLEEDNVGIVLLGASVGVSEGSTVKRTGRIASINVGEGIVGRVVDTLGNPIDGKGAISGDTYEMPLERKAPGVIFREPVTEPLQTGIKSIDAMIPVGRGQRELVIGDRQTGKTAVCIDTILNQKEFYDAGEPVYCIYVAVGQKASTVALIAKTLEEKGALAYTTIVAANASDPAPMQVYAPMAGAAIGEYFRDTGRPALIIYDDLSKQAVAYREVSLLLRRPPGREAYPGDVFYLHSRLLERSAKVINDDALAKEMNDLPENLKPMVKGGGSLTALPIIETQAGDVSAYIPTNVISITDGQIFLDGDLFNSGVRPAINVGISVSRVGGNAQIKSMKKVSGTLKLDQAQFRELEAFAKFGSDLDASTLNVIEKGKRNVEILKQAQNDPYTVEDQIAIIYAGSKNLLRDVPVEKVKEFERDYIEFLNAKHRDVLDTLKSGKLTDEVTDTLTAVAKDLSGKYRA from the coding sequence ATGGCAGAAGTAAAACCGGCTGAAATATCAGCAATCTTAAAAAAACAACTTTCAGGTTTTGAAGCTAGTGCTTCATTGGATGAAGTAGGAACTGTATTAACTGTAGGTGATGGTATTGTTCGTGCTTACGGATTGTCTAACGCGCAATACGGCGAATTAGTAGAATTTGATGGAGGCCTAGAGGGAATCGTACTTAACCTAGAGGAAGATAATGTAGGTATTGTATTATTAGGTGCATCAGTGGGTGTTAGTGAAGGTTCTACAGTTAAGCGCACAGGACGAATTGCATCTATTAATGTTGGTGAAGGTATTGTAGGCCGTGTGGTTGACACGTTAGGTAATCCGATTGATGGGAAAGGTGCTATTTCTGGCGATACTTACGAAATGCCACTAGAGCGTAAAGCACCTGGTGTTATTTTCCGTGAGCCGGTAACCGAGCCTCTTCAAACAGGTATTAAGTCTATCGATGCTATGATTCCAGTAGGTCGTGGACAACGTGAGTTGGTTATTGGTGACCGTCAAACTGGAAAAACAGCCGTTTGTATCGATACCATCTTAAATCAAAAAGAATTTTACGATGCAGGTGAGCCTGTATATTGTATATATGTTGCTGTGGGCCAAAAAGCATCAACAGTGGCTTTAATTGCTAAAACATTAGAAGAAAAAGGAGCTTTAGCTTATACTACTATTGTTGCTGCAAATGCATCAGACCCTGCTCCAATGCAGGTTTACGCTCCAATGGCAGGTGCTGCAATTGGTGAGTATTTTAGAGATACGGGTCGCCCAGCTTTAATTATTTATGATGATTTGTCAAAGCAAGCGGTAGCCTACCGTGAGGTATCGTTATTATTACGTCGTCCACCAGGACGTGAGGCCTACCCAGGAGACGTTTTCTACTTACACTCACGTTTATTGGAGCGTTCTGCGAAAGTGATTAACGATGACGCTCTTGCCAAAGAAATGAACGACTTGCCAGAAAACCTAAAGCCAATGGTTAAAGGTGGTGGATCATTAACAGCATTGCCAATTATTGAGACACAAGCGGGAGATGTATCGGCATATATCCCAACAAACGTAATTTCGATTACCGATGGACAGATATTCTTAGATGGTGATTTATTCAACTCTGGTGTACGTCCAGCAATTAACGTTGGTATTTCGGTATCGCGTGTTGGTGGTAACGCTCAGATAAAATCAATGAAAAAGGTATCTGGTACTTTAAAATTAGACCAAGCACAGTTTCGTGAACTTGAGGCCTTTGCTAAATTTGGTTCAGATCTAGATGCTTCTACCTTAAACGTTATTGAAAAAGGTAAACGTAACGTAGAGATTTTAAAACAAGCCCAAAATGATCCTTATACAGTTGAAGATCAAATTGCAATTATTTACGCTGGATCTAAAAACTTGTTGAGAGATGTTCCTGTTGAAAAAGTAAAAGAATTTGAAAGAGATTATATCGAGTTCTTGAACGCTAAGCATAGAGATGTTTTAGATACTTTAAAATCAGGAAAATTAACAGATGAAGTTACAGATACATTAACAGCTGTAGCAAAAGATTTATCAGGAAAATATAGAGCTTAA